One region of Strigops habroptila isolate Jane chromosome 11, bStrHab1.2.pri, whole genome shotgun sequence genomic DNA includes:
- the AMIGO3 gene encoding amphoterin-induced protein 3: MSPRAPAGQLWPWVVKLLLLLQLCAHGRAPHASPLPRGCPTTCICTSDLLSCSRQMLQRVPRVLPATATTLDLSHNALTQLHDRWLAAVPHLEALHISHNQIKDLPPQAFHNASYLRHLDMSSNHLHAVETHYFDMLVSLEELLLYNNHISRVDENAFAKLSGLRKVYLSWNNLTTFPFHSVQGLGNYSLRTLDLSSNSLSSIPVEQLAVLPENIRNGLYLHNNPIRCSCPLYLMLQRWKQQGFSSVKDFFEEHTCKVSDNVPRSLIKFLKYNHMFENCSTGSEDVHPSPFPVMVGQTLLLACNTSLPAAATTYMWISPHHEPIKHPGNSNRSLEVYHNGSLKIAAAKPWHSGVYVGLAINSPHNFSRLCEVNVTVHYPKPGGETFSTGLTTLLGCIVSLVLVLIYLYLTPCCCLSCCKKPPPLSPPQECSAQSSMLSTTPPATDGPNRKVSANKHVVFLEPIRETQNGKIRLALGEDFPDPRHPKVLQLKSDSESISSVFSDTPIVS, from the coding sequence ATGTCCCCACGGGCACCTGCAGGCCAGCTCTGGCCATGGGTGGTgaagctcctgctgctgctccagctgtgtGCCCACGGCCGTGCTCCCCACGCCTCCCCACTGCCCCGTGGCTGCCCCACTACCTGCATCTGCACCTCCGACCTGCTAAGCTGCAGCCGACAGATGCTGCAGCGTGTGCCCCGTGTGCTGCCAGCCACTGCCACCACCCTGGACCTCAGCCACAACGCCCTCACCCAGCTCCATGACCGCTGGCTGGCCGCTGTCCCACACCTTGAGGCCCTCCACATCAGTCACAACCAGATTAAAGACCTGCCTCCGCAGGCTTTCCACAATGCCTCCTACCTGCGGCACCTCGACATGTCCTCCAACCACCTGCATGCTGTGGAGACACACTACTTTGACATGCTGGTGAGcttggaggagctgctgctctaCAATAACCACATCAGTCGAGTGGATGAAAATGCCTTCGCTAAGCTGAGCGGCCTACGGAAAGTCTACCTGAGCTGGAACAACCTCACCACTTTCCCCTTCCACTCGGTGCAGGGACTGGGAAACTACAGCCTCCGCACGCTGGACCTTTCCTCCAACAGCCTGAGCAGCATCCCCGTGGAGCAGCTGGCAGTTCTGCCCGAAAACATCAGGAATGGTTTGTACCTGCACAATAACCCCATCAGGTGCAGCTGCCCACTCTACCTGATGCTCCAGCGCTGGAAGCAGCAAGGTTTCAGCTCTGTGAAGGATTTTTTTGAGGAACACACCTGCAAGGTGTCTGACAACGTGCCCCGGTCCCTGATCAAGTTCCTCAAATACAACCACATGTTTGAGAACTGCTCAACGGGCTCTGAAGATGTGCACCCCTCACCCTTCCCTGTGATGGTGGGCCAGACCCTCCTGCTCGCCTGCAACACCAGCCTGCCGGCTGCAGCCACCACCTACATGTGGATCTCCCCTCACCACGAGCCCATCAAACACCCAGGAAACAGCAACCGCTCCTTGGAAGTCTACCACAACGGCAGCCTGAAGATCGCAGCGGCCAAGCCCTGGCACTCGGGGGTCTATGTAGGCTTGGCCATCAACAGCCCCCACAACTTCAGCAGGCTGTGCGAGGTCAACGTGACGGTCCACTACCCCAAGCCGGGTGGGGAGACCTTCAGCACCGGCCTCACGACCCTGCTGGGATGCATCGTGAGCCTGGTGCTGGTGCTCATCTACTTGTATCTCacaccctgctgctgcctgagctgctgcaagAAACCACCTCCTCTCAGCCCTCCACAGGAGTGCAGCGCCCAGTCCTCCATGCTCAGCACCACTCCCCCCGCCACTGATGGGCCCAACCGCAAGGTCAGTGCCAACAAGCACGTGGTGTTCCTTGAGCCCATCAGGGAGACACAGAACGGCAAGATCCGCCTGGCCCTCGGTGAGGACTTCCCCGACCCCAGGCACCCCAAGGTCCTGCAGCTCAAGTCAGACTCAGAGTCCATCAGCTCTGTCTTTTCAGACACCCCCATTGTGTCATAG
- the GMPPB gene encoding mannose-1-phosphate guanyltransferase beta produces the protein MRALILVGGFGTRLRPLTLSRPKPLVEFCNKAVLLHQLEALRQAGVSHVVLAVSYMSEALGAAMREQEQRLGIRISLSHEKEPLGTAGPLALARDLLAEDGEPFFVLNSDVICEFPFAALAQFHRHHGGEGSLVVTRVEEPAKYGVVVSEPDTGRICRFVEKPRVFVSNKINAGLYIFSPGILQRIQLRPTSIEKEIFPAMAQEGQLYAMELQGFWMDIGQPKDFLTGMCMYLQALRAQHPEKLHSGPGVVGNVLVDPSAKIGANCVIGPNVTIGAGVVVEDGVRIKRCTVLEGARIRSHSWLESCIVGWSCSVGQWVRMENVTVLGEDVIVNDELYLNGANVLPHKSISESVPEPRIIM, from the exons ATGCGGGCGCTGATCCTGGTGGGGGGCTTCGGGACGCGGCTGCGGCCGCTGACCCTGAGCCGGCCGAAGCCGCTGGTGGAGTTCTGCAACAAGGCGGTGCTGCTGCACCAGCTGGAGGCCCTGCGCCAGGCGGGCGTCAGCCATGTGGTGCTGGCCGTGAGCTACATGTCGGAGGCGCTGGGCGCCGCCATGCGGGAGCAGGAGCAGCGG CTCGGCATCCGCATCTCCCTGTCCCACGAGAAGGAGCCGCTGGGCACAG CGGGGCCACTGGCGCTGGCGCGAGACCTGCTGGCCGAGGACGGGGAGCCCTTCTTTGTCCTCAACAGTGACGTGATCTGTGAGTTCCCCTTCGCGGCGCTGGCCCAGTTCCACCGGCATCACGGCGGCGAGGGCTCGCTGGTGGTGACCCGCGTGGAAGAGCCGGCCAAGTACGGCGTGGTGGTGAGTGAGCCCGACACCGGCCGCATCTGCCGCTTTGTGGAGAAGCCGCGTGTCTTCGTGTCCAACAAGATCAATGCTGGACTCTATATCTTCAGCCCTGGCATCCTGCAGCGCATCCAG CTGCGCCCCACCTCCATTGAGAAGGAGATCTTCCCTGCCATGGCGCAGGAAGGACAGCTCTATGCCATGGAGCTGCAGG GCTTCTGGATGGACATCGGGCAGCCAAAGGACTTCCTTACAGGCATGTGCATGTACCTGCAGGCGCTGCGGGCTCAGCACCCCGAGAAACTGCACTCAGGGCCTGGTGTTGTAGGGAACGTGCTGGTG GACCCCAGTGCTAAGATTGGGGCAAACTGCGTCATTGGCCCCAACGTGACGATCGGGGCTGGTGTGGTGGTGGAGGACGGGGTGCGCATCAAGCGCTGCACTGTGCTGGAGGGGGCCCGCATTCGCTCCCACTCCTGGCTGGAATCCTGCATCgtgggctggagctgctctgtaGGGCAATGG GTGCGCATGGAGAACGTGACGGTGCTGGGTGAGGATGTCATCGTCAACGACGAGCTCTACCTCAACGGAGCCAACGTGCTGCCGCACAAGTCCATTTCTGAGTCGGTGCCAGAGCCGCGCATCATTATGTAG